From Miscanthus floridulus cultivar M001 chromosome 15, ASM1932011v1, whole genome shotgun sequence, the proteins below share one genomic window:
- the LOC136508900 gene encoding vesicle-associated membrane protein 721-like — MAQPPERPAAGALIYAMVARGTVAVAEHTSYTGNFRDIAAQCLHKLPAGNNRFTYTCDGHTFNFLVSDGYAFCVVATESAGRQIPMAFLEMIKEDFNKRYAGGKATTATANSLTRDFGPRLRDQMQYCTDHPEEVSKLSKVKAQVDQVKSIMMENIDKAIDRGIQIDGLVTRTEQLHEGAADFRRDGARLRRKMWYQNMKMKLIVLGIIVALILIIILSICHGGCGK; from the exons ATGGCGCAGCCTCCGGAGAGACCTGCTGCCGGGGCGCTCATCTACGCCATGGTGGCGCGGGgcacggtggcggtggcggagcaCACGTCCTACACGGGCAACTTCCGGGACATCGCCGCGCAGTGCCTGCACAAGCTGCCGGCGGGGAACAACCGATTCACCTACACCTGCGACGGCCACACCTTCAACTTCCTCGTCAGCGACGGATACG CATTTTGCGTTGTCGCAACCGAGTCAGCCGGGCGGCAGATTCCTATGGCCTTCCTCGAGATGATCAAGGAGGACTTCAACAAGAGATATGCAGGGGGCAAAGCAACAACAGCTACAGCCAACAGTCTCACACGGGATTTCGG GCCGAGGCTTAGAGATCAGATGCAGTACTGTACGGATCACCCGGAGGAGGTGAGTAAGCTGTCCAAAGTGAAGGCTCAGGTCGATCAAGTGAAAAGCATCATGATGGAAAACATTGACAAG GCCATTGATCGCGGAATACAGATCGATGGGCTTGTCACAAGGACAGAGCAGCTCCACGAGGGG GCTGCTGATTTCAGGCGGGATGGCGCGCGGTTGCGGCGCAAGATGTGGTACCAGAACATGAAGATGAAGCTCATCGTTCTCGGCATCATCGTCGCGCTGATCCTCATCATAATCCTCTCAATttgccatggcggatgcggcaaGTGA